In Zonotrichia leucophrys gambelii isolate GWCS_2022_RI chromosome 15, RI_Zleu_2.0, whole genome shotgun sequence, the DNA window agatgtcaccatggcagtgacagcacagcTACAGCTGTGAAGGGATAGTGTGGGCTTAAAAATGTGCAGGCAAGATCAGCCCAGGGGCACCACACGATGACAGAGACTGTTGATGAGATGGGGTAAactggctctgcccagcagctcccctggggTTTGTCAGGCCCAAGCTGAGCCAGGATTCCTTTCTAGCAGCCACTTTcgcacagcagctctgctctggctccacATCACTGACCCTTGGTCCCTGTTCCTTCACCAAGATCCCCCTGGGAGTAGAGGCAGCCACATGGATCAAGCACCAGCATCCACCCACCTGAATCTGGGATTTCTTCTTGCCAGGGGCTGGCTCATTGATGGGCATCTTGATGGTCTCCTCGTAGTTGGTGACCACGATGGAGCGCAGGGCGCTGAACTCGGTGTGCAGCTGCTTGTCATCCACTGACCAGAAGCGGTGGAAGAGCAGGTTCTTCTGGTACCTGCCCAGGTCACCAGGGCACAGTCAAGGCCTtgctccatccccacagcaatggagctgtgctctggcttcatcagccctggcaggagtgGTGagaccagcagagctgtgctgctgctccatcccacccccaccagctctgcccaccctTACCAGTCTGCCACGGGGACCATCTGGAGGTCAGGCTGGTTCCCCACAACGTGATCAACAAAGCTGAGTTTGCCACTTGGTCTGTGGGGGGAGACAAGGGGGGTCTCAGCCAGGCTCAGGGGTTCCCCACAgctcagggggctgcagggcaaggCAGTGGGGACCTGTCCAGCTCCTCGGTGGGATATCCCACCAGAACACgatggcagagccaggcaggagcctctGGAAAGTACTCACAGCTTGGGCAGCAGGGGGTCCTTGAAGAGGGGTGGGTGGTACCCAGGGAGGAACAGGCCCTTGTAGTTGAGCTTCTCTATCAAGGTGTGGGTGGTGTCACCGTACTGTGAGGGGTTAAAGTGGTTGTGTTGTGGCTTTGTTTGTGCAGGGGCCTCCCAGGTGCAGGCAGCAccatggccctgccctgccactcACCGTCTGGATCACTGCGAATTTCACCTTCCCAAATTTGTCCTGCTCCACCCACGGCTCCTTCACCACCACAGCACCGCGCTCCTTGGCTTTCTGGGCAGAAGGAGAGAGATCCTGtcctgccacagcccccccagGCCAAGGGGAGACATCCCCAggccctcctgcctcccctcaccgttttgggggctgtgtgggaggggGTGGAGGGGCTGCCCACCTGCACAATGAAGTCACAGTCCTCCACTTCAAAGGCCACGTCCTTCACGCCGTCCCCGTGCTTCACCAGGTGCTCCCCCATCTCTGCCCCGAGCAGGAACAGGCACAGGcgtgagcagagctgctgtgttcaTTTCCCACTGCATCCCCCCAGTGACACCTACCCTCATTCCCTGGGTTCAGAGCGGACGAGAAAACAAACACGATCTGccgaggaagaggagcagaggtGAGGATGGAGCCACGGGTGATGGTGTTCATGGTGGGTCTGACACCACCtcacctttccctgccctctgtcagggGTTCCCTTACCTTGTCCTGCTTGATGACATGTGACACCACCTCCCTGCTGCCGGTCTCCAGCCCGCGGTAGGCCAGCTCCTCGAAGCCCAGCTTGTTGCAGTAGTAGGATGCAGCCTGTGGGCAGGGAAGAGTCCCTCTGGGTGAAGCTGTGGTGCTGGTGGCCCACAGGCCATGGAGAACAGCACCATGGCAGGTGCAAGTCACACTTATATGTGTGAGAAcaggcagcagcttctctgcctcctccagcagcccagggggaACAGGCAGAGGCAAGAAAGGGCCAGGATTGAGGAAAAAGCCCAAACTCAGTGGGGAGTGCTGCCTCCAGAACTTTCTGTGAGGGCCGCCATGGAGCAGGAGACATTTCTGGGTGTCCCCTGTTCTGTGAGGTTGCGTGAAAGCAGCCCAGGTGTGGAGAACAGGGGTGGGGGATGGAGACCAGGGCAAGGTTTGGAGATCAGCTGCCACGAGCCCAcgcagctctgcaggctggtgGCCACAGCTGGGCCTGGCCACGTGCCCTGGTCCATGTcccatgtcccatgtcccaCCCCCAGGAGCCGCCCCTCGCCTTGCGCAAgggccaccaaggccaccaaGGCCACCGGTGCCAGGCCAGGGCCGGGCTTTGGGACACGGCACATCCCAGGCCAGGGGCTGCCGGGAGGAACCAACACCCCCTGGGCAGCCAATGCCTGCAGAGCCCGGCCTGTCCAGCGTGGGAGGTGTCCCCTGGCAtggctgtcccctggcactgctgtcccctggctctgctgtcccctcacaCGTGTGCCTGGTGGCCGCAGCCTCTCACCTGCTTGGCATTGCCGACCCAGAAGGTGATGGAGTGGAAGTGGATGAAGCGGCCTCGTTGGTgctaaaaggaaggaaaacggggctggaagctgctgctgctgcatttcctgcagcactgctcggctctggagcaggaggaagcagcagctgggaccCTGAAAATGCATCTGCTGCAAAAGCATCTGAATTAACTGGTGGAACAGCCCCCAGAGGGTGATTTTCCAAAGTGCTTTACAGTCAAGTCCCACAGGATCCTGCACTGCAGGCTGGAAGGTACAAAGCACTGATTCACCTTTGCCCACAgccacagtcccagctctcccagtgctccccacaAGTGGCCATCCCAGCGAGCTGCCCACCTGCAAACCTCACTGTGTTAAAGATTAATTCTTACACAACCACCAGCACCAGGACAGATCCCCTTTGCTCCGTTCCCCACCACTGCCCAACCTGGCACAGGACACCCAGCACTGGAAACactttaaaagtgaaaaaggaGGCAAAAATTGCAGCATTTGGAAACAAATGTTGCATGGAATGAGGATTCTGCTTAAGGCTTGACTTGACTGGGAAATATCCATCATCTCCTCTTTGTCACTCTCCTCCCAAACCAGAAATTTCAATGATTAATACCAATTTAAAACGAGGATCTTGTGTGGCCCAGAGCAGTTTTACTTCTGATTTCAACAGGTAATCAAGGAATTGACACAATTTGCAGTAACATGACCGATGTTTCACACCAGGCagaagggcaggacagggacacaacTCTTACCTTTTCTCCTTTGTCTGTGTAGGATGTCTGAAAGAGaatgagaaaagagaaacattAGCGGGACAGGGAGGtacagcagcccccagggagcTGAATCCAAAGGTCAggctgtgagagcagctctgctgtgccacgtccagcacagccactggaAAACCCGAATTCAAGCAGAGCTTAAATCTCTGAAAGCGTCCCGTGCATGGAGCCCCCGATGTCTGAATTAATTCCCATCTGTGCCCTCACCATTTTTGTGACCTGGCGATGTGATGGAAGCAAAGAGAGCTTCAGAACGGGGCGCTTTCAATATAACGGGACGGGGAGGCCCCTCCTCGGCCCCACCTTCTCCCAGCACCAAcccagggatggtttgggcCGGGAGCTGCCCGGAGCGGGGCGGTGGGTGGCTGTCACCGGGGCCGTGTCacggctcctgcagccctgcggGGGC includes these proteins:
- the HPD gene encoding 4-hydroxyphenylpyruvate dioxygenase isoform X1, which translates into the protein MVTRGGTAVSPPTSYTDKGEKHQRGRFIHFHSITFWVGNAKQAASYYCNKLGFEELAYRGLETGSREVVSHVIKQDKIVFVFSSALNPGNEEMGEHLVKHGDGVKDVAFEVEDCDFIVQKAKERGAVVVKEPWVEQDKFGKVKFAVIQTYGDTTHTLIEKLNYKGLFLPGYHPPLFKDPLLPKLPSGKLSFVDHVVGNQPDLQMVPVADWYQKNLLFHRFWSVDDKQLHTEFSALRSIVVTNYEETIKMPINEPAPGKKKSQIQEYIDYYGGAGVQHIALNTPDIISAITNLKQRGMQFMDVPSSYYQVLRERLKTAKIKVKENIDKLEELKILVDFDEKGYLLQIFTKPVQDRPTVFLEVIQRHNHQGFGAGNFKSLFEAIEMDQDARGNLTVLEPNGETRRM
- the HPD gene encoding 4-hydroxyphenylpyruvate dioxygenase isoform X2, producing MTSYTDKGEKHQRGRFIHFHSITFWVGNAKQAASYYCNKLGFEELAYRGLETGSREVVSHVIKQDKIVFVFSSALNPGNEEMGEHLVKHGDGVKDVAFEVEDCDFIVQKAKERGAVVVKEPWVEQDKFGKVKFAVIQTYGDTTHTLIEKLNYKGLFLPGYHPPLFKDPLLPKLPSGKLSFVDHVVGNQPDLQMVPVADWYQKNLLFHRFWSVDDKQLHTEFSALRSIVVTNYEETIKMPINEPAPGKKKSQIQEYIDYYGGAGVQHIALNTPDIISAITNLKQRGMQFMDVPSSYYQVLRERLKTAKIKVKENIDKLEELKILVDFDEKGYLLQIFTKPVQDRPTVFLEVIQRHNHQGFGAGNFKSLFEAIEMDQDARGNLTVLEPNGETRRM
- the HPD gene encoding 4-hydroxyphenylpyruvate dioxygenase isoform X3 codes for the protein MGEHLVKHGDGVKDVAFEVEDCDFIVQKAKERGAVVVKEPWVEQDKFGKVKFAVIQTYGDTTHTLIEKLNYKGLFLPGYHPPLFKDPLLPKLPSGKLSFVDHVVGNQPDLQMVPVADWYQKNLLFHRFWSVDDKQLHTEFSALRSIVVTNYEETIKMPINEPAPGKKKSQIQEYIDYYGGAGVQHIALNTPDIISAITNLKQRGMQFMDVPSSYYQVLRERLKTAKIKVKENIDKLEELKILVDFDEKGYLLQIFTKPVQDRPTVFLEVIQRHNHQGFGAGNFKSLFEAIEMDQDARGNLTVLEPNGETRRM